From Paenarthrobacter sp. A20:
GCTGGCGCCGCCCAGTTCGCCGGCGACCGCGAAACCCTGGATCAGCCGGAGGATTACCAGGAGGACGGGCGCAAGAAGCCCCACTTGACCGTAGGTGGGCAGGAGCCCCACGGCAAAGGTGGCGAAGCCCATGAGGAGCATCGCGAACACGAGCACCTTTTTGCGGCCGTGCCGGTCCCCGTAGGCACCCAGGACGACGGCGCCGAGCGGGCGGGAAACATAGCCCACCGCGTAGGTGGCCAGCGAGGCGATAATGCCGACGGTGGGATTCTCGGTGGGGAAGAAGATAGTGGGGAAAAGCAGGGTCGCTGCCAGTGAGTACAGGGCGAAGTCGTAGTACTCCAGCGCACTTCCGATCCAGCCGCTCATCGCGGCTTTCCTGGGATCCTTGTGGCCGGTGGCTTCGCTCTGGGTGGAGGGGAGATCCCTCCCGTGCATGACGCTCATTGCGGCTGAACTCCTATGTCGTCGTTGGCAAGGAACAAGAGCTCTTCCCATCCAAGACTGAACAATGCGGTGCTCATTCAGCGTGAGGAAGGTTACATCTTGAATCGATTCATAAATCATAAGTCGTGACCTGCGCTACGTCAACGCGCGGCGGATCCTTTATCACTCCACCGATGTCAATGGTTCGGACACGCTGGTTTCGGGTCTGGTCATCGCACCCGCTGCTCCGGCTGCGTTAGGGGGCATGCCGTGGAAGACTGGACGCATGTCTCCCCGTCCCATGAAACCGCGCCCCCAGTCCGACGCCGTTGAAAGCGACGGGCCCAAACCGGCGGCCAACGCACGTCGCCACCTCGCCATGAGGCTCGACGACGCGTGGCTGGGTTTCCAGACCCGCATTGCCATCCGGCGTGGCCGGGTAGAGACAGTAATTCCCTATACGGGCTACGGTTCCACGTCCTGGGTCCGGGTTCTCGCCCGGGTTGTACGGAGCGACCCCCGGGACGCTGCGGGCCACGCCAAGCCGTTGCAGGAAAGCATGCGCGGCTGGCGAAACTTCACGAGTGCCCCCGTGGCCAACGCCGCAGTGAAAGTCACTATCGACGGCACCGTTCATGACGTCGTCGCAGACCGCGGCGGAGTGGTGGATGCTCGGATCCCGGTAGCCCTCGACGCCGGGTGGCACGCCATCACGCTGCAGTCCGGTGAGTCCCGGGTAGTGGAGGCGCCCGTACGGATTGTCGCGGACGACGCAGACTTCGGCGTCGTATCCGACATCGACGACACCGTCATGGTCACTGCGCTGCCCCGTCCGTTCCTGGCCGCCTGGAACACGTTCGTCCTTAACGAGCACGCGAGGACGCCCACCCCCGGGATGGCCGTGCTGTACGAACGGATTGCCCGGACAGCCCCCTCAGCTCCCGTGTTGTACCTGTCCACGGGAGCATGGAACGTGGCACCCACGCTGTCACGGTTCCTGTCGCGCAATTTGTATCCTGCCGGCCCCAAGCTCCTGACCGACTGGGGCCCCACCCCTGACCGCTGGTTCCGCAGCGGCCAGGAGCACAAGAGGAACTCCCTGGAGCGCCTCGCCGAAGAGTTCCCGCACGTCAAGTGGCTGCTGGTGGGCGACGACGGGCAACATGACGAAGCCATCTATTCCGAATTCGCCCAGCAGCATCCCGAAAACGTCAGGGCAATCGCGATCCGCCAACTCTCGGCCGGCGAAGCCGTACTCGCCGGTGGCCGTTCCAAGTCCGGGGGCCAGCCCACTCCTGGCGTCCCGTGGATCTACGCCCCGGACGGTGCCGGGATGTCCGCGCAGCTCGAGGAGTTGGGGATTATCCGGTGACGTCGATGAACACAGGGTTCGCGTAGAACCAGGTGTCCGTCCACGGATCGGCGTCGCCGAGGTTGTCACCGTGGCGGATGGGGCCTGCAGGATCCACGGACGCGCCGTAGTATCCGGCCCTGTGGTCTGTACATTTGTCTATTCAGCAAACAGCTTTTCGCTGAATGTAGTGCCTCTTCCTGCAGGTCCCTTCCCTACGGTGGAACCAGATGCTTCGCACATCGATCCGCCGTAAGAAATGAGAATGCAGTGACTGAAATCAACCAACTCCACGTCGTCCCGCACTGGATCGGTGGCGCCGAGTCGCCGTCGGCCGGGGATCGCACGGCCCCTGTCTTCGATCCGGCCCTCGGCCGGGAAACCAAGCTGGTCAACCTCGGGAACGCGGAAGACATCGAGTCGGCCATCTCTTCGGCCCACAAGGCATTCCCGGCCTGGCGCGATATGTCCATCACCAAGCGACAGCAAATCATCTTCCGCTTCCGGGAACTGCTGAATGAGCGCAAGGGCGAACTCGCCGGCATCATCACCTCCGAGCACGGCAAGGTGGTCTCCGACGCCCTTGGTGAAATCACCCGCGGCCAGGAAGTCGTGGAACTGGCCACCGGCTTCCCGCACCTCATCAAGGGTGAGCATTCGGAAAATGTCTCCACCGGCGTCGACGTTTACTCCACCAAGGCCCCGCTGGGCGTTGTGGGGATCATCAGCCCGTTCAACTTCCCGGCCATGGTGCCGCTGTGGTTCCTGCCGATCGCCATCGCCGCCGGCAACACCGTGGTGTTGAAGCCGAGCGAAAAGGACCCGACGGCGGCCAACTGGCTCGCTGCCCTGTTCACCGAGGCCGGGCTTCCTGATGGTGTCTTCAACGTGCTGCACGGCGACAAGGAAGCAGTGGATGGGCTTCTGGAGCACCCGGACGTCAAAGCGATTTCCTTTGTCGGTTCCACACCGATTGCCCAGTACATCTACGAGACCGCTGCCCGCAACGGCAAGCGCGTCCAGGCGCTGGGCGGGGCGAAGAACCACATGTTGGTCCTGCCCGACGCCGACCTCGAGTTGACTGCCGACGCCGCCATCAACGCCGGCTTCGGTTCCGCCGGTGAACGCTGCATGGCCATCAGCGTGGTGGTCGCCGTCGAACCGGTCGCCGACGCGCTGATCGGGAAGATCACCGACCGCATGTCCACCCTGAAGATCGGCGATGGCCGACGCAACTGCGATATGGGCCCGCTTGTCACCCGCCAGCACCGCGACAAGGTGGCGTCCTACATTGACGTCGCCATCGAGGACGGCGCCAAGGTCGTGGTGGACGGCCGCGGCATCGAGGTGGACGGGGACCAGAACGGTTTCTGGCTTGGCCCGACGCTCATCGACGACGTTCCGGTCACCTCCCGGGTGTACACCGAGGAAATCTTCGGCCCCGTGCTGGCCGTGGTCCGCGTGAAGAGCTACGAAGAGGGCCTGCACCTGATCAACTCCGGCGCCTTCGGCAACGGCACGGCGATCTTCACGAACGACGGCGGCGCCGCCCGCCGCTTCCAGACCGAGGTCGAGGTGGGCATGGTGGGCATCAATGTGCCGATCCCCGTGCCCGTGGCCTACTACTCCTTCGGCGGCTTCAAGGACTCCATCTTCGGCAGCTCCAAGGCCTACGGCCTGCAGGGCTTCCAGTTCTTCACCCGCGAGAAGGCCATCACGTCACGTTGGCTCGACCCCAGCCACGGCGGCATCAACCTGGGCTTCCCGCAAAACTAACGAAAGGTGAGAGTGTCCCTATGTTTTTCGTCAAGCGGTTTTGGGTGTTGGGGGTTGGTAGAGGGTGCCGTCGCGGAGCATGGCGTAGAGGGTGTCGCAGCGTCGTCGTGCGAGGGCGATGAGTGCTTGGTTGTGGCGTTTTCCTTCGGCTCGTTTGCGTTCGTAGTATGCCCGGGACGGTGGGTCGTGGAGCGCAGCGAATGCGGAGAGGAACAGGGTTCGTTTGAGGACTTTGTTGCCTTTTCTTGAGGAATGGTCGCCGCGGATGGAGGACCCGGATCGCCAGGTGACGGGGGCCAGCCCGGCGTAAGAGGCCAGGTGCCCGGCGGTGGGGAACTCTTTCCCGGCGACTTCGGTGAGGATTCGTGCGGCGGTCCTGATGCCCACGGCCGGCAGAGACATCAGGACCGGGTGAAGAGGGTGGGCCTCCACGAGAGCTTCGACCTGGGTGAGGACCGTGGCGCGGCTTTCGTGGAGCCCGGCGAGCATGGCCGCGAGCTGGGGCAGCACGATGGTCGCGGCGTTCGTTCCTACGACAGTGACTGTTTGCCGGCCCAAGGCCTCGATGATGTCATCGGCAAGACGTTCACCCATCCGCGGCGCGAGTTTGCTCAGCCGGGTCCCGATCCGGCGCCGGCCCGCGTGACGGAGCGCTTCAGGGGTAGGCCAGGTCCGCAGCAGGTCATGCACCGCCGGGTGGTCCATGTAGGGTCCCAGCACCCTTTCCAGAGCTGGGTGGATCTGGGTGAGCAGCCCACGGATCCGGTTCGAAGTCGCCGTGGCCTGCTTGGCCAGATCCTCGTCGAACCCGCAAAGCATGCTCAGCTCAGCGAGCTGCTCATCGACCAACTGAACCGAGCGCAGGGCATGCGGCATGGTCCTGGCGGCCTCGGCGATGATGAACGCGTCCCGGGCATCGGTCTTCGCCTCTCCGGGGTGAAGATCCGCGATCCGGCGCATCGCCAGCCCCGGCAGGTAGCCGACCAGCACCCCGGCGGCCTGGGCAACCGCTACCGGCAACGCGCCGATAGTCGCTGGCTGGTCAACGACCAGCAACACACGTCCGGCGTCCACAAGTTCGGCGATGATTTCCCGGATTTTGGCTTCATCGTTGGGCAGCGCCCGGTCCAGTAATTTCCTGCCGGCCCGATCCACGGCAACGGCATGATGGACGCCCTTGCCAACATCCAGCCCAATAAACACCTCGACACCGTCGTGGTTCGTGATCATCTGGCACCTCCAGTCGTAGTCAACTACCTCCACTGGCCCACCATCGGTGTCAGGACCCGGCACCCACGTTACGCACGACGTTCCCGAACTGTCCTGCCCCTATCAGCGGTCTCCCGGCACCTACCAACCCCGGTGACAACACTCTCAAGATCATCGACTGACAGAGCGTCACAATCATGCCGGGATCAGCAGGCCAGCACACCCATATCCTGCACCAGGAAACAGGCTACGAAAAAGGTAACGAGCGTCCGTATTTTGTGGCCGGGAGGTGAGAGCGCGTCTGACCTGATGGACGCCCTCTCACCTCCTGCCCGTTTTGGGCTAACGCTCTTCCACCTTTCGCCCGTTTTGGGCTAACGCTCTTCCAGGAACTCGACGGCGGCGAACAGTTCCAGCCTGTCGCGCAGGCTGTCGAGGTTGAGTCCCAGGACGGTGCCCGCAGCATCAATGCGGTTCCTGAGGGTGTGCCGGTGAACCCCCAACTGCCGTGCCGTCCGGTCCCAGACGCAGTTGTTCGCCAGCCACGCAGTGACCGTCGGCAACAGTTGGGTCTGCTCCGATTCATCATGCTTGGCCAACGGCTCAATCAGGCGCCGAGCAACTGACCCAGCCTCTTCCCGGTGCAGCAGGCCCAGCATCCCGCCTTGCGAAATCTCATCGAAGGCCACCAGTGGGCGGGAGAGTTCCGACGCCCGTTGCAATGATCGCCCGGCTTCCTTCAATGCCTTGTCGAGGTGGCCGAAGTCCGTTTCCCCGGAAGAGCCCGCGGTTGCGCCGTACCTTTCCAGGAGGACAGTGACCTTTTGCTGGAGGGCTGGCCCGGCCAGCACCACGATGTTCTCGTTCCGCTGGGCGTAGAAGACGGCACCGCGGTGGTCGTCCGACAACAACTCCAGCGCTTCCAAGAGGTTCTGTCCCTGCCCGGGAGGCTGCGCCAAGGTCACCACCAAGGGGTTCGCAGGCAGCCGGCCCCAGACCTGCCGGGCCGTGCGCTCAGCAACATCCGTGCTTCCCGCCAGCAATTGCTCGAAAACGCCTGCACGCAGGTGGCGGCGTGCCGTATCCAGGTTTCGCGTCTGCTCCAGTGCAAGGCTTGCCAAAGCAATCACGCTGTTGATGATGTCCGTGCGGGCCGGGTCCAGGGGTTCGATGGCGCCCAGGACCAAGACTCCGCGCAAATGGTGCCTGCGGCCCAGCGTCTGCAGGGTGATCTGCTCGCCGTCGACCGTCAGTTGCGACACAGAACGCGATCCTTGGTCGAGGGATTTCCGCACGGCTTCTTCCACTCCAGGCATCAGGGCAGAGGGCACGGGACGGTTGTTGGGCATCAGGATGTGGTTTCCTGCGGCGTCGAACAGGGCTACCCAGCCATGCAGTTGCCGTTCGAGTTCGGCCAATATGGATCGCAGTCCGTCGGGACGAAGGGCGGCCCGCGCGATGGCCCGTTGGGCTTGGAGCGACCACTCAGACCGCGCGTTCTGTTCCCTCGCCAACCAGTCCGCAACGAACCGTATGACAGCGATGAAGGGAGTCCTGTCGGGGACCTCGAGCAAGGGCAACCCTTGGGTCCGGCATGCCTCAACCAGCCCTGCCGGCAGTGCACCGTGGATCACTTGAGTGGCAAAACCGAGGCCGCTGATCCCGTGTTTGACCAACCGCTCCACGTAATCGCTGTAAAGGGAAACAGGGGCATCGCCGACAGGAAATTGCGTTCCATCCGTCAGGAGCAGTTGCCCGGCGTCGAGGAACGGGGTGGGGTCGTCAAGGTCCGAACTATGGACCCAGGACACCGAAGCATCCGCCGCGGGATCTGCGGCCTCCGGGGTCACCAGCCTCAGGTTCAGCGAGCCCTTGTGGAGGATCGTGTTGATAGTTGGCGGCATGCTCAAGCGCTCCTTGGAAAAACGTAGTTCCACACCCCGCTAACTATACAAATGTCGAGAGATACATCTCCTCCCAAAAGCTCATGATGAAAGGGAAGCCCCCGCCCTTTCGAGAGGACCCTCCAATGTCTCCCACCCGGACCGCCCTGGCAGTTTCCACGTCAAATGCCGAGGTTGCTGCCT
This genomic window contains:
- a CDS encoding App1 family protein, with the protein product MSPRPMKPRPQSDAVESDGPKPAANARRHLAMRLDDAWLGFQTRIAIRRGRVETVIPYTGYGSTSWVRVLARVVRSDPRDAAGHAKPLQESMRGWRNFTSAPVANAAVKVTIDGTVHDVVADRGGVVDARIPVALDAGWHAITLQSGESRVVEAPVRIVADDADFGVVSDIDDTVMVTALPRPFLAAWNTFVLNEHARTPTPGMAVLYERIARTAPSAPVLYLSTGAWNVAPTLSRFLSRNLYPAGPKLLTDWGPTPDRWFRSGQEHKRNSLERLAEEFPHVKWLLVGDDGQHDEAIYSEFAQQHPENVRAIAIRQLSAGEAVLAGGRSKSGGQPTPGVPWIYAPDGAGMSAQLEELGIIR
- a CDS encoding CoA-acylating methylmalonate-semialdehyde dehydrogenase, with protein sequence MTEINQLHVVPHWIGGAESPSAGDRTAPVFDPALGRETKLVNLGNAEDIESAISSAHKAFPAWRDMSITKRQQIIFRFRELLNERKGELAGIITSEHGKVVSDALGEITRGQEVVELATGFPHLIKGEHSENVSTGVDVYSTKAPLGVVGIISPFNFPAMVPLWFLPIAIAAGNTVVLKPSEKDPTAANWLAALFTEAGLPDGVFNVLHGDKEAVDGLLEHPDVKAISFVGSTPIAQYIYETAARNGKRVQALGGAKNHMLVLPDADLELTADAAINAGFGSAGERCMAISVVVAVEPVADALIGKITDRMSTLKIGDGRRNCDMGPLVTRQHRDKVASYIDVAIEDGAKVVVDGRGIEVDGDQNGFWLGPTLIDDVPVTSRVYTEEIFGPVLAVVRVKSYEEGLHLINSGAFGNGTAIFTNDGGAARRFQTEVEVGMVGINVPIPVPVAYYSFGGFKDSIFGSSKAYGLQGFQFFTREKAITSRWLDPSHGGINLGFPQN
- a CDS encoding IS110 family transposase; the protein is MITNHDGVEVFIGLDVGKGVHHAVAVDRAGRKLLDRALPNDEAKIREIIAELVDAGRVLLVVDQPATIGALPVAVAQAAGVLVGYLPGLAMRRIADLHPGEAKTDARDAFIIAEAARTMPHALRSVQLVDEQLAELSMLCGFDEDLAKQATATSNRIRGLLTQIHPALERVLGPYMDHPAVHDLLRTWPTPEALRHAGRRRIGTRLSKLAPRMGERLADDIIEALGRQTVTVVGTNAATIVLPQLAAMLAGLHESRATVLTQVEALVEAHPLHPVLMSLPAVGIRTAARILTEVAGKEFPTAGHLASYAGLAPVTWRSGSSIRGDHSSRKGNKVLKRTLFLSAFAALHDPPSRAYYERKRAEGKRHNQALIALARRRCDTLYAMLRDGTLYQPPTPKTA
- a CDS encoding PucR family transcriptional regulator ligand-binding domain-containing protein, which gives rise to MPPTINTILHKGSLNLRLVTPEAADPAADASVSWVHSSDLDDPTPFLDAGQLLLTDGTQFPVGDAPVSLYSDYVERLVKHGISGLGFATQVIHGALPAGLVEACRTQGLPLLEVPDRTPFIAVIRFVADWLAREQNARSEWSLQAQRAIARAALRPDGLRSILAELERQLHGWVALFDAAGNHILMPNNRPVPSALMPGVEEAVRKSLDQGSRSVSQLTVDGEQITLQTLGRRHHLRGVLVLGAIEPLDPARTDIINSVIALASLALEQTRNLDTARRHLRAGVFEQLLAGSTDVAERTARQVWGRLPANPLVVTLAQPPGQGQNLLEALELLSDDHRGAVFYAQRNENIVVLAGPALQQKVTVLLERYGATAGSSGETDFGHLDKALKEAGRSLQRASELSRPLVAFDEISQGGMLGLLHREEAGSVARRLIEPLAKHDESEQTQLLPTVTAWLANNCVWDRTARQLGVHRHTLRNRIDAAGTVLGLNLDSLRDRLELFAAVEFLEER